The following are encoded in a window of Hypomesus transpacificus isolate Combined female unplaced genomic scaffold, fHypTra1 scaffold_31, whole genome shotgun sequence genomic DNA:
- the LOC124464069 gene encoding phospholipid phosphatase 1-like isoform X1: MKLGSAKLKGEACSTDRLCLSPKESRQPIILESTHFSKPETRRHKMFETGGILLVVLDIICLILAALPFAILTPQHNPFKRGFFCSDESIRYPLKDDTISYQLLGGVMIPFTLIVMICGECLAVYLTSLKTKSKPPGVSYMSRIYKAVGSFLFGAAANQSLTDIAKYSIGRLRPHFLAVCNLQWSSIDCKAGGYVENFTCTGDPTMVDEARVSFFSGHSSFSMYCMLVLVLYLQARLQVRWARLLRPTGQFFLLAVAMYVGLSRVSDYKHHWSDVLTGLLMGALVAVLTVVCVSDFFKQSVKVVVVEEVEEQSHTSLQDNPPNGNHYGSTD, encoded by the exons atgAAGTTGGGTAGTGCCAAATTAAAAGG CGAGGCATGTTCTACCGATAGACTGTGTCTCTCGCCGAAAGAAAGTCGACAGCCAATCATTCTGGAGTCTACGCATTTTTCCAAGCCAGAAACTCGGAGACACAAAATGTTTGAAACCGGAGGGATCCTGCTCGTCGTTCTTGACATAATCTGTCTAATCCTCG ctGCCCTACCCTTTGCCATCCTCACCCCTCAACACAACCCCTTCAAACGAGGCTTCTTCTGCAGCGACGAGTCCATCAGATATCCTCTCAAGGATGACACCATCTCCTACCAGCTCCTGGGCGGCGTCATGATCCCGTTCACGCTCATCGTG ATGATCTGTGGAGAATGCCTCGCCGTGTACCTGACCAGCCTGAAGACCAAATCCAAACCCCCGGGGGTCTCCTACATGTCCAGAATCTACAAGGCCGTGGGCAGCTTCCTGTTTGGGGCTGCCGCCAACCAATCGCTGACGGACATCGCCAAGTACTCCATTGGTCGGTTGCGGCCTCACTTCCTGGCTGTGTGCAACCTCCAGTGGAGCAGCATCGACTGCAAGGCGGGGGGATATGTGGAGAACTTCACCTGCACTGGAGACCCCACCATGGTGGACGAGGCCAG agtGTCCTTCTTCTCTGGTCATTCGTCTTTCTCCATGTACTGTATGCTGGTTCTGGTG cTGTACCTCCAGGCCAGGCTGCAGGTGCGCTGGGCGAGGCTGCTGCGGCCCACGGGCCAGTTCTTCCTGCTGGCCGTGGCCATGTACGTGGGGCTGTCCCGGGTGTCGGACTACAAACACCACTGGAGCGACGTGCTCACTGGCCTACTGATGGGAGCCCTGGTGGCTGTGTTGACG gtcgtctgtgtgtctgacttCTTCAAGCAGTCCGTcaaagtggtggtggtggaggaggtagaggagcagTCACACACTAGTTTACAAGACAATCCGCCCAATGGAAACCACTACGGAAGTACCGACTAA
- the LOC124464069 gene encoding phospholipid phosphatase 1-like isoform X2, translating to MFETGGILLVVLDIICLILAALPFAILTPQHNPFKRGFFCSDESIRYPLKDDTISYQLLGGVMIPFTLIVMICGECLAVYLTSLKTKSKPPGVSYMSRIYKAVGSFLFGAAANQSLTDIAKYSIGRLRPHFLAVCNLQWSSIDCKAGGYVENFTCTGDPTMVDEARVSFFSGHSSFSMYCMLVLVLYLQARLQVRWARLLRPTGQFFLLAVAMYVGLSRVSDYKHHWSDVLTGLLMGALVAVLTVVCVSDFFKQSVKVVVVEEVEEQSHTSLQDNPPNGNHYGSTD from the exons ATGTTTGAAACCGGAGGGATCCTGCTCGTCGTTCTTGACATAATCTGTCTAATCCTCG ctGCCCTACCCTTTGCCATCCTCACCCCTCAACACAACCCCTTCAAACGAGGCTTCTTCTGCAGCGACGAGTCCATCAGATATCCTCTCAAGGATGACACCATCTCCTACCAGCTCCTGGGCGGCGTCATGATCCCGTTCACGCTCATCGTG ATGATCTGTGGAGAATGCCTCGCCGTGTACCTGACCAGCCTGAAGACCAAATCCAAACCCCCGGGGGTCTCCTACATGTCCAGAATCTACAAGGCCGTGGGCAGCTTCCTGTTTGGGGCTGCCGCCAACCAATCGCTGACGGACATCGCCAAGTACTCCATTGGTCGGTTGCGGCCTCACTTCCTGGCTGTGTGCAACCTCCAGTGGAGCAGCATCGACTGCAAGGCGGGGGGATATGTGGAGAACTTCACCTGCACTGGAGACCCCACCATGGTGGACGAGGCCAG agtGTCCTTCTTCTCTGGTCATTCGTCTTTCTCCATGTACTGTATGCTGGTTCTGGTG cTGTACCTCCAGGCCAGGCTGCAGGTGCGCTGGGCGAGGCTGCTGCGGCCCACGGGCCAGTTCTTCCTGCTGGCCGTGGCCATGTACGTGGGGCTGTCCCGGGTGTCGGACTACAAACACCACTGGAGCGACGTGCTCACTGGCCTACTGATGGGAGCCCTGGTGGCTGTGTTGACG gtcgtctgtgtgtctgacttCTTCAAGCAGTCCGTcaaagtggtggtggtggaggaggtagaggagcagTCACACACTAGTTTACAAGACAATCCGCCCAATGGAAACCACTACGGAAGTACCGACTAA